In the genome of Cryptomeria japonica chromosome 8, Sugi_1.0, whole genome shotgun sequence, one region contains:
- the LOC131066510 gene encoding aspartyl protease family protein 2-like — protein sequence MNRFTVRQLSNLSRAASYNIFDACFNFPSADVEVPQMTLHFDNNVDVALQQINVLIPVDEQGSVQCLAFAPPPANSSVSTTSILGSYQQHNFRIVYDVPGSRLGIAPESCDEDAGVPLAVKNGEYVINLGFGTPKQSFYTLLDTGSDITWIPCDSGNLFDPSRSSTYKYLTCSSKTCQAFGSTPTCGNYNCSIRQTYGDGSQVLVLLSTDSLAVDSQSMPGFIFGCAKARTGLITSTPGLVGFGRESFSFVSQTANLFQKTFSYCIPSSTSTGCLALGKSALSSSGLQFTSLLTNSANPSFYYVGLNGVSVGEDRVAVPAMGQSSGKGTIIDSGTTITRLAEPAYSSVRDSFVRHLSKYSRAASFSIFDACFNFPSGDVEVPQITLHFDNNVDVPLPPTNYLIRESAQGSVIC from the exons ATGAACCGGTTTACGGTTCGTCAACTCTCTAATCTCAGTCGAGCTGCTTCGTACAATATCTTCGATGCGTGCTTCAATTTTCCTTCGGCAGATGTGGAGGTGCCTCAGATGACGTTGCATTTTGATAATAATGTGGATGTGGCTCTGCAGCAGATTAATGTTTTAATTCCTGTGGATGAGCAAGGGTCGGTGCAATGCTTGGCTTTCGCGCCTCCACCTGCGAACTCCTCAGTTTCGACAACATCTATATTGGGGAGTTACCAGCAGCACAACTTCCGAATAGTTTATGATGTTCCTGGTTCACGACTTGGAATAGCTCCTGAAAGCTGTGATG AGGACGCCGGCGTTCCGTTGGCCGTAAAGAACGGAGAGTACGTAATCAATTTGGGCTTCGGCACGCCTAAGCAGAGCTTCTACACATTGCTCGACACGGGCAGTGACATCACCTGGATTCCCTGCGACTCAGGGAACTTGTTCGACCCCTCCAGATCATCCACCTACAAATACCTGACTTGCTCTTCCAAGACTTGCCAGGCATTCGGCAGCACTCCAACCTGTGGGAATTACAACTGCAGCATTAGACAGACCTACGGCGACGGATCCCAGGTGCTCGTGCTGCTCTCAACGGACTCGCTGGCCGTGGACTCGCAGTCTATGCCAGGCTTTATATTCGGCTGTGCCAAAGCTCGGACTGGGCTAATCACCTCCACGCCCGGTCTGGTAGGCTTTGGCAGGGAGTCGTTCTCGTTTGTTTCACAGACGGCCAATCTGTTCCAGAAAACCTTCTCTTATTGCATCCCGTCTTCCACTTCCACGGGTTGCCTTGCACTCGGCAAATCCGCGCTTTCATCCTCCGGACTGCAGTTTACGTCTCTCTTGACCAACTCTGCCAATCCTTCGTTCTATTACGTGGGGTTAAACGGAGTCTCGGTTGGAGAAGACCGCGTGGCTGTACCGGCCATGGGGCAATCAAGCGGGAAAGGGACAATTATAGACTCGGGAACAACTATCACTCGGCTGGCGGAACCCGCTTACAGTTCAGTGAGAGACTCTTTCGTTCGCCATCTCTCCAAATACAGTCGAGCCGCTTCGTTTTCGATCTTCGATGCGTGCTTCAATTTTCCTTCGGGGGATGTGGAGGTGCCTCAGATCACGTTGCATTTTGATAATAATGTGGACGTGCCTCTGCCGCCCACTAATTATTTAATTCGCGAAAGTGCGCAGGGGTCGGTGATATGCTAG